One genomic segment of Mastomys coucha isolate ucsf_1 unplaced genomic scaffold, UCSF_Mcou_1 pScaffold22, whole genome shotgun sequence includes these proteins:
- the Tlr3 gene encoding toll-like receptor 3 isoform X1, with amino-acid sequence MKGCSSYLIYSFGGLLSLWILVVSSTNQCTVRYNIADCSHLKLTHIPGDLPSNITVLNLTHNQLRGLPPTNFTRYSHLTILDAGFNSISKLDPELCQILPLLKVLNLQHNELSQISDKTFVFCTNLTELHLMSNSIHKIKSNPFKNQKNLIKLDLSHNGLSSTKLGTGIQLENLQELLLAKNKILGLQSEELDFLGNTSLQKLDLSSNPLKEFSPGCFHTIGKLFTVLLNNAQLNLHLTEKLCWELSNTSIQNLSLANNQLLATSNSTFSGLKHTNLTWLDLSNNSLRDVGNDSFSWLPHLRYLSLEYNNIQRLSPRSFYGLSNLRYLSLKRAFTKQSVSLASHPNIEDFSFQWLKCLEYLSMDDNNIPGTKSNTFTGLVSLKYLSLSKTFTSLQTLTNETFVSLAHSPLLTLNLTKNHISKIASGTFSWLGQLRILDLGLNEIEQELTGQEWKGLRNIFEIYLSYNKYLQLTSNSFALVPSLQRLMLRRVALKNVDISPSPFRPLRNLTILDLSNNNIANINEDLLEGLENLEILDFQHNNLARLWKRANPGGPVNFLKGLSHLHILNLESNGLDEIPVEVFKNLFELKSLNLGLNNLNKLQSFIFDDQTSLRSLNLQKNLITSVEKDVFGPPFQNLKSLDMRFNPFDCTCESISWFVNWINQTHTNISELSTHYLCNTPHHYYGFPVKLFDTSSCKDSAPFELLFIISTSMLLIFILTVLLIHFEGWRISFYWNVSVHRILGFKEIEAQGEQFEYTAYIIHAHKDRDWVWEHFSPMEEQDQSLKFCLEERDFEAGVLGLEAIVNSIKRSKKIIFVITHHLLRDPLCRRFKVHHAVQQAIEQNLDSIILIFLQNIPDYKLNHALCLRRGMFKSHCILNWPVQKERINAFHHKLQVALGSRNSAH; translated from the exons ATGAAAGGGTGTTCATCCTATCTAATATACTCCTTTGGGGGACTTTTGTCCCTATGGATTCTTGTGGTGTCTTCCACAAACCAATGTACTGTGAGATACAACATAGCTGACTGCAGCCATTTGAAGCTAACACACATACCTGGTGACCTTCCCTCTAATATAACAGTGTTGAATCTTACCCACAACCAACTCAGAGGATTACCACCTACCAATTTTACAAGATACAGCCACCTTACTATCTTGGATGCAGGATTTAACTCCATTTCAAAACTGGATCCAGAACTATGCCAAATACTCCCTTTGTTGAAAGTATTGAACCTGCAACACAATGAGCTATCTCAGATTTCGGATAAAACCTTCGTCTTCTGCACGAACCTGACAGAACTCCATCTAATGTCTAACtcaatacacaaaattaaaagcaacCCTTTCAAAAACCAGAAG AATCTAATCAAATTAGATTTGTCTCATAATGGTTTATCATCTACAAAGTTGGGAACTGGGATCCAACTGGAGAACCTCCAAGAGCTGCtcttagcaaaaaataaaatccttggaCTACAAAGTGAAGAACTTGATTTTCTTGGCAATACTTCTTTACAAAAATTGGACTTGTCGTCAAATCCACTGAAAGAG TTCTCACCAGGGTGTTTCCACACGATTGGCAAGTTATTCACTGTCCTCTTGAACAATGCCCAACTGAACCTCCACCTCACCGAGAAGCTCTGTTGGGAGCTTTCAAATACAAGCATCCAGAATCTCTCTCTGGCTAACAACCAGCTGCTGGCAACCAGCAACAGCACTTTCTCCGGGCTGAAGCACACAAACCTCACCTGGCTCGATCTTTCCAACAACAGCCTCCGCGATGTCGGTAACGATTCCTTCTCTTGGCTCCCACACCTGAGGTACCTGTCTCTAGAGTACAATAATATACAGCGTCTGTCCCCTCGTTCTTTTTATGGACTTTCCAACCTGAGGTACCTGAGTTTGAAGCGAGCATTTACTAAGCAAAGTGTTTCACTTGCTTCACACCCCAACATTGAAGATTTTTCCTTTCAGTGGCTAAAATGTTTGGAATATCTCAGCATGGATGATAATAATATTCCGGGTACAAAAAGCAATACTTTTACAGGATTGGTGAGTCTGAAATACCTAAGTCTTTCTAAAACTTTCACAAGTTTGCAAACTTTAACAAATGAAACATTTGTGTCACTTGCTCATTCTCCTCTGCTCACTCTCAATTTAACGAAAAATCACATCTCAAAAATAGCAAGTGGTACTTTCTCTTGGTTGGGCCAACTCAGGATACTTGATCTCGGCCTTAATGAAATTGAACAAGAACTCACGGGCCAGGAATGGAAAGGTCTGAGAAATATATTTGAGATCTACCTGTCCTATAACAAATACCTCCAACTGACTAGCAATTCCTTTGCTTTGGTTCCCAGCCTTCAAAGACTGATGCTCAGGAGGGTGGCCCTTAAAAATGTGGATATTTCCCCTTCGCCTTTCCGCCCTCTTCGTAACTTGACTATTCTGGACTTAAGCAACAACAACATAGCCAACATAAATGAGGACTTGTTAGAGGGTCTTGAGAATCTAGAAATTCTGGATTTTCAGCACAATAACTTAGCAAGGCTCTGGAAACGTGCAAACCCTGGTGGTCCCGTTAATTTCCTGAAGGGTCTGTCTCACCTCCACATCTTGAATTTAGAGTCCAATGGCTTAGATGAAATCCCAGTCGAGGTATTCAAGAACTTATTCGAACTAAAGAGCCTCAATCTAGGACTGAATAATTTAAACAAACTTCAATCATTCATTTTTGACGACCAGACATCTCTAAGGTCATTGAACCTTCAGAAGAACCTCATAACATCCGTTGAGAAGGATGTTTTCGGGCCACCTTTTCAAAACCTGAAGAGTTTAGATATGCGCTTCAATCCATTTGACTGTACATGTGAAAGTATTTCCTGGTTTGTTAACTGGATCAACCAGACCCACACTAATATCTCTGAGCTATCCACTCATTACCTCTGCAACACTCCACATCACTACTATGGCTTCCCAGTGAAGCTTTTTGATACATCTTCCTGTAAAGACAGTGCCCCCTTTGAGCTCCTTTTCATAATCAGTACCAGTATGCTCCTGATTTTTATTCTTACAGTACTGCTCATTCACTTCGAGGGTTGGAGGATCTCTTTTTACTGGAATGTTTCAGTGCATCGAATTCTTGGTTTCAAGGAAATAGAAGCCCAGGGTGAGCAGTTTGAATATACAGCCTACATAATCCATGCCCATAAAGATAGAGACTGGGTCTGGGAACATTTCTCCCCAATGGAAGAACAAGACCAATCTCTCAAATTTTGCCTAGAAGAAAGGGACTTTGAAGCAGGAGTCCTTGGACTTGAAGCTATTGTTAATAGCatcaaaagaagcaagaaaatcatTTTTGTCATAACACATCACCTGTTAAGAGACCCTCTGTGCAGAAG ATTCAAGGTGCATCACGCTGTTCAGCAAGCTATTGAGCAAAATCTGGATTcaattatattgatttttctcCAGAATATTCCAGATTATAAACTAAATCATGCACTCTGTTTGCGAAGAGGAATGTTTAAATCTCATTGCATCTTGAACTGGCCAGTTCAGAAAGAACGGATAAATGCCTTTCATCATAAATTGCAAGTAGCACTTGGGTCAAGGAATTCAGCACATTAA
- the Tlr3 gene encoding toll-like receptor 3 isoform X2, with protein sequence MKGCSSYLIYSFGGLLSLWILVVSSTNQCTVRYNIADCSHLKLTHIPGDLPSNITVLNLTHNQLRGLPPTNFTRYSHLTILDAGFNSISKLDPELCQILPLLKVLNLQHNELSQISDKTFVFCTNLTELHLMSNSIHKIKSNPFKNQKNLIKLDLSHNGLSSTKLGTGIQLENLQELLLAKNKILGLQSEELDFLGNTSLQKLDLSSNPLKEFSPGCFHTIGKLFTVLLNNAQLNLHLTEKLCWELSNTSIQNLSLANNQLLATSNSTFSGLKHTNLTWLDLSNNSLRDVGNDSFSWLPHLSLQRLMLRRVALKNVDISPSPFRPLRNLTILDLSNNNIANINEDLLEGLENLEILDFQHNNLARLWKRANPGGPVNFLKGLSHLHILNLESNGLDEIPVEVFKNLFELKSLNLGLNNLNKLQSFIFDDQTSLRSLNLQKNLITSVEKDVFGPPFQNLKSLDMRFNPFDCTCESISWFVNWINQTHTNISELSTHYLCNTPHHYYGFPVKLFDTSSCKDSAPFELLFIISTSMLLIFILTVLLIHFEGWRISFYWNVSVHRILGFKEIEAQGEQFEYTAYIIHAHKDRDWVWEHFSPMEEQDQSLKFCLEERDFEAGVLGLEAIVNSIKRSKKIIFVITHHLLRDPLCRRFKVHHAVQQAIEQNLDSIILIFLQNIPDYKLNHALCLRRGMFKSHCILNWPVQKERINAFHHKLQVALGSRNSAH encoded by the exons ATGAAAGGGTGTTCATCCTATCTAATATACTCCTTTGGGGGACTTTTGTCCCTATGGATTCTTGTGGTGTCTTCCACAAACCAATGTACTGTGAGATACAACATAGCTGACTGCAGCCATTTGAAGCTAACACACATACCTGGTGACCTTCCCTCTAATATAACAGTGTTGAATCTTACCCACAACCAACTCAGAGGATTACCACCTACCAATTTTACAAGATACAGCCACCTTACTATCTTGGATGCAGGATTTAACTCCATTTCAAAACTGGATCCAGAACTATGCCAAATACTCCCTTTGTTGAAAGTATTGAACCTGCAACACAATGAGCTATCTCAGATTTCGGATAAAACCTTCGTCTTCTGCACGAACCTGACAGAACTCCATCTAATGTCTAACtcaatacacaaaattaaaagcaacCCTTTCAAAAACCAGAAG AATCTAATCAAATTAGATTTGTCTCATAATGGTTTATCATCTACAAAGTTGGGAACTGGGATCCAACTGGAGAACCTCCAAGAGCTGCtcttagcaaaaaataaaatccttggaCTACAAAGTGAAGAACTTGATTTTCTTGGCAATACTTCTTTACAAAAATTGGACTTGTCGTCAAATCCACTGAAAGAG TTCTCACCAGGGTGTTTCCACACGATTGGCAAGTTATTCACTGTCCTCTTGAACAATGCCCAACTGAACCTCCACCTCACCGAGAAGCTCTGTTGGGAGCTTTCAAATACAAGCATCCAGAATCTCTCTCTGGCTAACAACCAGCTGCTGGCAACCAGCAACAGCACTTTCTCCGGGCTGAAGCACACAAACCTCACCTGGCTCGATCTTTCCAACAACAGCCTCCGCGATGTCGGTAACGATTCCTTCTCTTGGCTCCCACACCTGAG CCTTCAAAGACTGATGCTCAGGAGGGTGGCCCTTAAAAATGTGGATATTTCCCCTTCGCCTTTCCGCCCTCTTCGTAACTTGACTATTCTGGACTTAAGCAACAACAACATAGCCAACATAAATGAGGACTTGTTAGAGGGTCTTGAGAATCTAGAAATTCTGGATTTTCAGCACAATAACTTAGCAAGGCTCTGGAAACGTGCAAACCCTGGTGGTCCCGTTAATTTCCTGAAGGGTCTGTCTCACCTCCACATCTTGAATTTAGAGTCCAATGGCTTAGATGAAATCCCAGTCGAGGTATTCAAGAACTTATTCGAACTAAAGAGCCTCAATCTAGGACTGAATAATTTAAACAAACTTCAATCATTCATTTTTGACGACCAGACATCTCTAAGGTCATTGAACCTTCAGAAGAACCTCATAACATCCGTTGAGAAGGATGTTTTCGGGCCACCTTTTCAAAACCTGAAGAGTTTAGATATGCGCTTCAATCCATTTGACTGTACATGTGAAAGTATTTCCTGGTTTGTTAACTGGATCAACCAGACCCACACTAATATCTCTGAGCTATCCACTCATTACCTCTGCAACACTCCACATCACTACTATGGCTTCCCAGTGAAGCTTTTTGATACATCTTCCTGTAAAGACAGTGCCCCCTTTGAGCTCCTTTTCATAATCAGTACCAGTATGCTCCTGATTTTTATTCTTACAGTACTGCTCATTCACTTCGAGGGTTGGAGGATCTCTTTTTACTGGAATGTTTCAGTGCATCGAATTCTTGGTTTCAAGGAAATAGAAGCCCAGGGTGAGCAGTTTGAATATACAGCCTACATAATCCATGCCCATAAAGATAGAGACTGGGTCTGGGAACATTTCTCCCCAATGGAAGAACAAGACCAATCTCTCAAATTTTGCCTAGAAGAAAGGGACTTTGAAGCAGGAGTCCTTGGACTTGAAGCTATTGTTAATAGCatcaaaagaagcaagaaaatcatTTTTGTCATAACACATCACCTGTTAAGAGACCCTCTGTGCAGAAG ATTCAAGGTGCATCACGCTGTTCAGCAAGCTATTGAGCAAAATCTGGATTcaattatattgatttttctcCAGAATATTCCAGATTATAAACTAAATCATGCACTCTGTTTGCGAAGAGGAATGTTTAAATCTCATTGCATCTTGAACTGGCCAGTTCAGAAAGAACGGATAAATGCCTTTCATCATAAATTGCAAGTAGCACTTGGGTCAAGGAATTCAGCACATTAA